The following proteins are co-located in the Atribacterota bacterium genome:
- a CDS encoding NAD(P)H-dependent oxidoreductase: MNEFIILMPGKVSLKFRKVIAEAVKNYKNQIYVHEKDIPSLQDKKILWAVELNEYGINIGLDRMLQAISKRGPKALINAEGAIIIQSPVELWTKYIAYRIIFQTNQLGCRYIGHSVIEATANLVNFLTWQKNLKLTLEKIYQQLSCDLVFRLMQDRKNIISQPEILVLYSNPKKNSNTMMLWQMVKKGLPLNRRRTVKEQYIENGTIVDCRGCLYKTCKHYSEMSSCFYGGIVVQEILPAIEKADYLIWLCPNYNDAISAKMMAVINRLTVLYKRVNFRQKTIFAIIVSGNSGSENVAIQLIGALNVNKGFQLPPYFALTAIANDPGAVEKVPDIRERAAFFAQNIYQEVDLQTK; the protein is encoded by the coding sequence ATGAATGAGTTCATTATCCTGATGCCAGGGAAGGTTTCACTAAAATTCAGAAAAGTTATAGCAGAGGCGGTTAAAAATTATAAAAACCAGATTTATGTACATGAAAAGGACATTCCATCTTTACAGGACAAAAAAATATTATGGGCAGTAGAATTAAATGAGTATGGAATTAATATTGGTCTGGATAGAATGTTACAAGCTATAAGTAAAAGAGGACCTAAGGCGTTAATTAATGCAGAAGGGGCTATTATTATTCAAAGTCCTGTTGAGTTGTGGACCAAATATATCGCCTATCGAATTATATTTCAAACTAATCAATTAGGTTGCCGTTATATAGGACATTCAGTAATTGAGGCAACTGCGAATCTGGTGAATTTTTTAACCTGGCAAAAAAACTTGAAACTAACTTTAGAGAAAATTTATCAACAATTGTCTTGTGATTTAGTCTTCAGGCTAATGCAGGATAGAAAAAACATTATCAGTCAACCGGAAATCCTGGTGCTTTATTCCAATCCTAAAAAAAATTCCAATACCATGATGCTCTGGCAAATGGTTAAGAAAGGCTTACCGCTTAACAGAAGAAGAACGGTAAAGGAACAATATATTGAAAATGGTACTATTGTTGATTGTAGAGGTTGTCTTTATAAAACCTGTAAACACTACAGTGAAATGAGTAGCTGTTTTTATGGTGGAATAGTGGTACAGGAAATATTACCAGCTATCGAAAAAGCTGATTATTTAATCTGGTTATGTCCAAATTACAATGATGCCATTTCTGCCAAGATGATGGCTGTTATCAATCGTTTGACTGTTCTTTACAAGAGGGTGAATTTTCGTCAGAAGACCATCTTTGCCATTATTGTCTCCGGAAATTCAGGGAGTGAAAATGTTGCTATTCAGCTAATTGGTGCCTTAAATGTAAATAAGGGATTTCAACTTCCGCCTTACTTTGCTTTAACAGCTATTGCCAATGATCCGGGTGCGGTAGAAAAAGTTCCTGATATTAGAGAGAGGGCAGCCTTTTTTGCTCAGAATATATACCAGGAGGTTGATTTGCAGACAAAATAA
- a CDS encoding isochorismatase family protein, giving the protein MKALLIIDVQNDFIKGGALAVPDAEQVTPVINELMDKFDLVLATQDWHPQKSVHFKKWPIHCVAGSKGAEFPPELHKKKINQVFHKGTGDRDDGYSTFEATNIKPVDYLKKRGISDLYLCGIALEYCVKSSALDALKEGFKVFLIRDAIANFSKEEEKIAGEYAELQGAGAQIITSAQV; this is encoded by the coding sequence ATGAAAGCATTATTAATTATTGATGTGCAGAATGACTTTATAAAAGGTGGAGCTTTGGCAGTACCGGATGCCGAGCAGGTTACCCCGGTTATTAATGAGTTAATGGATAAATTTGATTTAGTGCTGGCAACACAGGACTGGCATCCTCAAAAATCTGTTCATTTTAAAAAGTGGCCAATACATTGTGTTGCCGGAAGCAAAGGTGCTGAATTTCCTCCTGAACTCCATAAGAAAAAAATTAATCAAGTCTTTCATAAAGGAACCGGAGACCGGGATGATGGATATTCAACCTTTGAGGCTACAAACATTAAGCCTGTTGATTATCTTAAAAAAAGAGGGATTTCCGATCTTTATCTCTGTGGAATTGCCCTGGAGTATTGCGTCAAATCCTCAGCCTTAGATGCTTTAAAGGAGGGCTTTAAGGTCTTTCTAATCAGAGATGCTATTGCCAATTTTTCTAAAGAAGAGGAAAAAATTGCCGGGGAGTATGCAGAATTACAGGGAGCAGGTGCCCAGATAATAACATCCGCTCAGGTCTAA
- a CDS encoding YigZ family protein yields the protein MENFQTIDHYTKLENNIKKSHFIALVQEIESEQEARSLIKSVHQQFPDATHHCWAYRLGSGNDEIVQYSDSGEPSNSAGPPILQAIKQGEVTNVLVVVVRYFGGIKLGISGLIKAYRDTARMGLLQAGKKRKYPLQEFIIDGIEYRSLGPILQSVESKSGKIGNIKYGEKVNLLVLLPKTEQEWIKQLVNNTTQGKASIKTGAIRWING from the coding sequence ATGGAAAATTTTCAAACCATAGATCATTATACTAAGCTTGAGAACAACATTAAGAAGAGTCATTTTATTGCCCTGGTACAGGAAATAGAAAGTGAACAGGAGGCAAGGTCGCTTATTAAATCAGTTCACCAACAGTTTCCAGATGCTACTCATCATTGCTGGGCTTATCGACTGGGTTCTGGAAATGATGAAATAGTACAATATTCAGATAGCGGTGAACCATCCAATTCAGCTGGTCCCCCTATCTTGCAGGCTATTAAACAGGGCGAGGTAACCAATGTTCTAGTGGTAGTTGTGCGTTATTTTGGAGGGATTAAATTAGGTATCAGTGGATTAATTAAAGCCTATAGAGATACTGCACGAATGGGATTACTGCAAGCAGGGAAGAAACGGAAATATCCCTTACAGGAATTTATTATTGACGGCATAGAATATAGATCATTGGGGCCTATCTTGCAATCTGTTGAGAGTAAATCCGGTAAGATTGGGAATATAAAGTATGGAGAGAAAGTAAATCTTTTAGTCTTACTTCCTAAAACAGAGCAGGAATGGATTAAACAGCTTGTTAATAACACCACTCAAGGCAAAGCCTCTATAAAGACAGGTGCCATCAGGTGGATAAATGGCTGA
- a CDS encoding flavodoxin — MKALILYYSRSGKTRNIAEIIGEKLVAEVEEIFDHKSRKGLLGFIASGNEAYLQRFIPIDKIEKDLSQYDVVVVGTPIWAGNMSTPILSFFREYKEKIPRIAFFTTSIGSDPQKVFLTVEHITAQKLVTVMNFTNHDIKKRYHLDMIDEFINRIKQALKD, encoded by the coding sequence ATGAAGGCACTAATACTCTATTATTCTCGTTCGGGGAAAACCAGAAATATTGCAGAGATAATCGGGGAAAAATTAGTAGCAGAGGTAGAAGAAATATTCGATCATAAAAGCAGAAAAGGTTTGTTAGGTTTTATAGCCAGTGGAAATGAGGCTTATTTACAAAGGTTTATTCCTATTGACAAGATAGAAAAAGATCTCTCTCAGTATGATGTAGTTGTAGTGGGAACACCTATCTGGGCTGGCAATATGTCGACACCTATTTTGAGTTTTTTCAGGGAATACAAAGAAAAAATACCCAGGATTGCTTTTTTTACCACCAGCATAGGAAGCGATCCACAGAAGGTATTTTTAACTGTAGAGCATATTACTGCTCAAAAGCTGGTAACGGTAATGAATTTTACCAATCATGATATAAAAAAGCGCTACCATTTAGACATGATTGATGAATTTATTAACAGAATAAAACAGGCTCTTAAGGATTGA
- a CDS encoding metallopeptidase family protein, with translation MMKENEFEKLVIESIGELPEYFRKKMENITIHIEDFPDYNILKQLGHHSPYSILGLYQGIPVTRRGIHYRNVMPDRILIFRKPILRKSRYIPEIKNEIKRVVLHEIGHYFGLSEQELYLIEKNSLTPQGKIKNNSKKSMQ, from the coding sequence ATGATGAAGGAAAATGAATTTGAGAAATTAGTAATTGAGTCAATTGGTGAGTTACCGGAATACTTTCGAAAAAAGATGGAAAATATCACCATCCATATTGAAGATTTCCCTGACTATAATATTTTAAAACAGTTAGGACATCATTCTCCTTATTCCATTTTGGGTCTTTATCAAGGTATTCCTGTTACTCGAAGAGGGATCCATTATCGTAATGTTATGCCTGACAGAATACTTATTTTTCGTAAACCGATTCTTCGTAAGAGTAGATATATACCGGAAATAAAAAATGAAATTAAACGAGTTGTTTTACATGAAATAGGTCATTATTTTGGACTGAGTGAACAGGAATTGTATTTGATTGAAAAAAACAGTCTTACCCCACAAGGAAAAATCAAGAACAATTCTAAAAAATCAATGCAATGA
- a CDS encoding TatD family hydrolase, with protein METHAHLDMMKRKVKKVINEAREKGIIKIITIGVDLESSQKNISYAEQFNNVYTAIGFHPHESKKMKEKELILLEEIIAHPKNVAVGEIGLDYYYKHSSPEDQKNAFQKQIDLAHKYDLPIIIHDRDAHEETVRILAEKACGKKVVLHCYSGDVQMAKWCVEQGFYFGIGGVVTFKNAHKLLQAIQEIPLNRILLETDAPFLTPHPFRGRPNEPKYIPIIAEKIAQLKGETVAKIAHITTENAQQVFKLS; from the coding sequence ATTGAAACACATGCTCATCTGGATATGATGAAAAGAAAAGTAAAGAAAGTAATAAATGAAGCTCGGGAGAAGGGGATTATCAAAATTATCACCATAGGAGTTGATTTAGAATCCAGTCAAAAAAATATATCCTATGCCGAGCAATTTAATAATGTCTATACTGCCATAGGATTTCACCCTCATGAAAGCAAGAAAATGAAGGAAAAAGAACTGATTTTGCTGGAAGAGATTATTGCTCATCCCAAAAATGTTGCTGTTGGAGAAATTGGTCTGGATTATTATTATAAACACAGCTCTCCCGAAGATCAGAAAAATGCTTTTCAAAAACAAATAGATTTAGCCCATAAATATGATTTACCTATCATTATCCATGATCGAGATGCCCATGAGGAAACTGTCAGGATATTGGCGGAAAAGGCTTGCGGCAAGAAGGTAGTTTTACACTGCTACTCAGGTGACGTTCAAATGGCTAAATGGTGTGTGGAGCAAGGCTTTTATTTTGGAATAGGAGGTGTGGTTACTTTTAAAAATGCCCACAAATTACTTCAAGCAATACAAGAAATTCCTCTTAACCGAATATTACTGGAAACAGATGCTCCATTTTTAACTCCTCATCCCTTTCGAGGAAGACCGAATGAACCGAAATATATTCCTATAATTGCTGAGAAAATTGCTCAATTAAAAGGAGAAACAGTCGCAAAAATCGCCCACATTACCACAGAAAATGCCCAGCAGGTTTTTAAATTAAGTTAA
- a CDS encoding ABC transporter substrate-binding protein, whose translation MRKNNNSMLLKAFFGVTFVVLSLLLMSISISAQQLKIGVSQIVAHPALDACRDGFVFGMEQAGYVPGVDVSYDFQDAQGEFSNAISIAQKFKDDQVDMIVAISTPIAQAAAQVTSEIPIIIGAITDPVAANIVQSWESSGNNITGMSDAAPNKTQLELIPSFLPKATRVGTIYNAAEANSVVQVELSREVCQELGFELVEVTASNSAEVLMAAQSLVGRIDIFYIVTDNVAVSAFSSIVKVSLDEKIPIIVADPTFVPEGALTSFGIDYFTLGQKSAEKAVQILQGKLPSEIPIGKLEQPEDLTFMINVDVANRMNLRILNELLDEADSIVFAGTIWNRSE comes from the coding sequence ATGAGAAAAAATAACAATAGTATGTTATTAAAAGCGTTTTTCGGTGTTACCTTTGTCGTTCTTTCGTTATTGTTAATGAGTATTTCTATTTCAGCTCAACAGTTAAAGATTGGTGTCAGCCAGATTGTAGCACATCCAGCTTTGGACGCCTGCCGGGATGGTTTTGTTTTTGGGATGGAGCAGGCTGGTTATGTTCCAGGTGTCGATGTGAGCTATGACTTTCAAGATGCTCAGGGTGAATTCAGCAATGCCATTTCTATTGCCCAGAAATTTAAAGATGATCAGGTTGATATGATAGTGGCTATTTCTACTCCTATTGCCCAGGCTGCTGCTCAGGTTACCAGTGAAATACCTATAATTATTGGGGCAATAACAGATCCCGTGGCAGCTAATATTGTTCAAAGCTGGGAAAGTTCAGGAAACAATATTACCGGTATGTCAGATGCAGCCCCCAATAAAACACAATTGGAACTTATTCCCAGTTTTTTACCAAAAGCCACCCGCGTAGGGACTATTTATAATGCTGCTGAGGCTAACTCAGTGGTACAGGTAGAGTTATCCCGGGAAGTATGTCAGGAACTTGGATTTGAATTGGTGGAAGTAACTGCAAGTAATTCTGCAGAAGTTCTGATGGCAGCACAATCGCTGGTGGGAAGAATTGATATTTTCTATATTGTTACTGACAATGTAGCAGTTTCTGCTTTTAGTTCTATAGTAAAGGTTTCTCTGGATGAAAAAATTCCCATTATTGTTGCTGACCCTACCTTTGTTCCAGAGGGAGCTTTAACCTCTTTTGGCATTGACTATTTTACTTTAGGTCAGAAAAGCGCCGAAAAGGCGGTTCAAATCTTACAGGGTAAATTACCTTCAGAAATACCTATTGGTAAATTAGAACAACCAGAAGATTTAACCTTTATGATAAATGTTGATGTGGCAAATCGAATGAATCTGCGTATTCTGAATGAATTACTGGATGAAGCAGATTCTATTGTTTTTGCAGGTACTATCTGGAATCGCAGTGAATAG
- a CDS encoding ABC transporter permease codes for MTWSLLFHALEQGLVFGIMALGVYITFQVLNFPDLSVDGTFPLGAAITAKFIFAGGDPFIAILWAVAGGVLAGGLTAFFHTRLKFTNLLSGILTMTLLYSVNLRIMGKSNIPLLGKITILDVIKGWFPQLSLDQLTPILFLVAVLLVKLLLDYFLCTEIGMAIRATGDNEQMIRSLGVDTGFTKIIGLCLSNGLVALSGSLFAQYSGFADVGMGIGTIVAGLASVIIGRSIVRNRGGIGWMTVSVIIGSIIYRTTVMIALRYGYRLGFQPGDLKLISVLLVVIALTFPLFRGRIKAIVTTNGSNGVENK; via the coding sequence ATGACCTGGAGCTTATTATTTCATGCCTTAGAGCAAGGTCTTGTTTTCGGTATTATGGCCTTAGGAGTGTATATCACTTTTCAGGTATTAAACTTTCCGGATTTATCAGTTGATGGAACTTTTCCCTTAGGGGCAGCTATTACTGCTAAATTTATCTTTGCCGGAGGGGATCCCTTTATAGCAATACTGTGGGCAGTGGCTGGTGGTGTACTGGCGGGTGGATTAACTGCCTTTTTCCATACCAGACTAAAATTTACCAATTTACTTTCGGGAATTTTAACTATGACTTTACTTTACTCGGTTAACCTGAGAATTATGGGGAAATCCAATATTCCTCTTTTAGGAAAGATTACCATTCTTGATGTTATTAAAGGCTGGTTTCCCCAACTTTCTCTGGACCAGTTAACTCCTATCCTCTTTCTTGTTGCAGTACTTCTAGTGAAGCTCTTGCTTGATTATTTTTTATGTACGGAAATTGGGATGGCCATCAGAGCAACTGGTGATAATGAACAGATGATTCGCAGTCTGGGTGTTGATACCGGATTTACCAAGATTATTGGTTTATGTCTTTCTAACGGATTGGTTGCTCTTTCCGGTTCTTTATTTGCTCAGTATTCCGGCTTTGCTGATGTCGGAATGGGCATCGGAACAATTGTGGCCGGTTTAGCTTCAGTTATAATAGGACGCAGCATAGTACGAAATCGAGGAGGCATCGGTTGGATGACAGTCAGTGTGATTATAGGATCGATTATTTATCGTACCACGGTTATGATAGCTCTGCGCTATGGTTATCGTTTAGGTTTTCAACCTGGAGATTTAAAGTTAATTTCCGTTCTACTGGTAGTTATAGCCCTAACCTTTCCTTTATTTAGGGGAAGGATTAAGGCGATTGTTACCACTAATGGTAGCAATGGAGTAGAGAATAAGTGA
- a CDS encoding ATP-binding cassette domain-containing protein, whose translation MLQLLNIYKCFAKGTSHETEALRGINLHIIEGDFVTVIGSNGAGKSTLLNIIAGTVLPEKGTVQIDHQDVSNKAEHYRARFIGRVFQDPLMGTAPSMTIEENLALSIKRFGRGLNLGLNRQRKEYFRNRLAQLELNLENMLTKKVSLLSGGQRQALTILMATMFDPKILLLDEHTASLDPEISKKIQIITQEIVKEKKLTTIMVTHNMQEALKYGNRTIMMDRGHIILDVSGKKRDNITIDYLLKQFSKLRKEEYVEDELVLA comes from the coding sequence ATGTTACAATTGCTAAATATTTATAAATGTTTTGCTAAAGGCACTTCTCATGAAACTGAAGCGCTAAGAGGTATTAATTTGCACATAATAGAAGGGGATTTTGTTACCGTTATTGGCAGCAACGGTGCCGGTAAATCCACTCTCTTGAATATTATTGCCGGAACTGTTCTTCCTGAAAAGGGAACTGTGCAGATTGACCATCAGGATGTAAGTAATAAAGCAGAGCATTACCGGGCTAGATTTATTGGCAGGGTCTTTCAAGATCCCCTGATGGGCACCGCACCTTCTATGACTATTGAGGAAAACCTGGCCTTATCCATTAAACGTTTTGGCAGGGGATTAAATTTGGGCTTAAACCGTCAAAGAAAAGAATATTTTCGCAATAGATTGGCTCAGCTGGAATTGAATCTGGAGAATATGCTAACCAAGAAAGTATCTTTACTATCAGGAGGGCAGAGACAGGCTTTAACAATTTTGATGGCTACTATGTTTGATCCCAAAATACTATTGTTAGATGAACATACCGCCTCTCTCGATCCTGAGATTAGCAAAAAAATACAAATTATTACCCAGGAAATTGTAAAAGAAAAGAAATTAACTACTATAATGGTAACTCATAATATGCAGGAAGCATTAAAATATGGCAATCGCACCATAATGATGGATCGTGGTCATATCATTCTGGATGTTTCTGGCAAAAAAAGAGATAATATCACTATTGATTATCTATTAAAGCAATTTTCAAAATTAAGAAAAGAAGAATATGTAGAGGATGAGTTAGTATTGGCTTAA
- a CDS encoding alanine--tRNA ligase-related protein produces the protein MKTEKLYHYDSYQKTFQASIVDKYLDKGRYAVILNQTCFYPTSGGQICDKGYIEDRPVIDVEEDNERIIHYLENEIIAGIGELVTGTIDWQYRFDHMQQHTGQHILSGALIELWQKETQSFHMGKDICTVDIPAMVLDEQKIDEIEQLVNKIISENRQICHYYLKNRDDLINYRFRNKQEKLEQLRIIAIENFDRSACGGTHCQKTGEVGLIKITGWENRKDKTRISFLCGSRAVVDYQQKHRIIKNLSNFFTTGIENLEEKIMRLNQEQKELSKLYSKMERRIIEQESEELKEKNRREEKGLFLIEKLFLEQKVQNVRQIALLLSKEEKTVIILGAEKPEPILCLACSSDINYNIKEILNQVMVEFKGKGGGSDYMVLGKLEREEDVKKACQRAAELILSF, from the coding sequence TTGAAGACAGAAAAATTATATCATTATGACTCTTACCAAAAAACATTTCAAGCTAGTATTGTTGATAAATACCTTGACAAGGGAAGGTATGCGGTAATCCTAAATCAAACCTGTTTTTACCCAACCAGCGGAGGGCAGATTTGTGATAAGGGATACATTGAAGATAGACCAGTTATTGATGTAGAAGAGGATAACGAAAGGATAATTCACTATTTAGAGAATGAAATCATTGCCGGGATAGGTGAATTAGTTACCGGGACAATAGACTGGCAATATCGCTTTGACCATATGCAACAGCATACCGGTCAACATATTCTTTCTGGTGCATTAATAGAGCTCTGGCAAAAGGAGACTCAATCATTTCATATGGGTAAGGATATTTGTACAGTTGACATTCCTGCTATGGTGCTTGATGAACAAAAGATAGATGAGATAGAACAGCTGGTTAATAAAATTATTTCTGAAAACAGACAAATTTGTCATTATTATTTAAAAAACCGTGATGACTTAATCAATTATAGATTTAGAAACAAACAAGAGAAATTGGAGCAATTGAGAATTATTGCCATTGAGAATTTTGACCGCTCTGCCTGCGGTGGGACTCATTGTCAAAAAACAGGAGAGGTAGGCCTTATTAAAATAACTGGATGGGAGAATCGCAAGGATAAGACCAGGATCTCCTTCCTTTGTGGTTCTAGAGCTGTAGTTGATTACCAGCAAAAACACCGTATAATTAAAAATCTGTCTAATTTTTTTACTACCGGGATAGAAAACTTAGAAGAAAAAATTATGCGATTGAATCAGGAACAAAAGGAATTGAGTAAATTATATAGCAAAATGGAGAGAAGAATAATCGAACAGGAAAGTGAGGAGTTGAAAGAGAAAAATCGTAGAGAAGAAAAAGGCCTTTTCCTCATTGAAAAATTATTTTTGGAACAAAAAGTACAGAATGTGAGGCAGATAGCTTTATTGCTCAGCAAGGAAGAGAAGACTGTTATTATACTGGGAGCTGAAAAGCCTGAGCCGATATTATGTTTAGCCTGTTCATCTGATATAAATTATAATATTAAAGAAATACTCAATCAAGTGATGGTAGAATTTAAGGGAAAAGGTGGAGGTTCTGACTATATGGTTCTGGGGAAACTGGAAAGGGAAGAAGATGTAAAAAAAGCCTGTCAGAGGGCAGCTGAGTTAATTCTCTCTTTCTAA
- a CDS encoding M48 family metalloprotease yields MIKGLMLFLRHYHRKNISIKILLIFVLLLIFTGHAYAQRDYEREEKIGRRMAERIEKQYELVAEEETLNKVQQIGEHLKELSGVNEINYQIRIISREGPNAFAFPGGFIYLTADLLDYVHSDDELAAVIAHEMGHIIHQHSIKQLQDKQKLKLVELLTLLVTGDPTLGILSELTSITLLNAYRREYEEEADYTALELLNKSYYYHPVALLTYFERVSSEHMLKPSIDLGIFQTHPDVSERIKKIKHYLKENSIEIDRRLTTKYLLVRDEYQAEDNMFIAQIFINNEPILFFTGSEEEQLSLKMREVVSNFDRTLRLDLAAYEISLYTDEEGQCTLRIGSEIIVSLSPEEVHFQGLTPQEALKLTRDKIALILWKLKLELPVLLVNE; encoded by the coding sequence ATGATAAAAGGATTGATGCTATTTTTAAGGCACTATCACAGGAAAAACATCTCTATTAAGATTTTATTAATTTTTGTTCTATTGTTGATTTTTACTGGCCATGCTTATGCCCAGCGGGATTATGAAAGGGAAGAGAAAATTGGTCGTCGGATGGCTGAGAGAATAGAAAAACAGTATGAACTGGTTGCAGAGGAGGAAACTCTTAATAAGGTTCAGCAGATAGGAGAACATTTAAAAGAGTTATCAGGAGTTAATGAAATTAACTATCAAATCAGAATTATTAGCAGGGAAGGACCAAACGCATTTGCTTTTCCTGGTGGATTTATCTATTTGACCGCAGATTTATTAGATTATGTGCATTCTGATGATGAACTGGCTGCTGTTATAGCGCATGAAATGGGGCATATAATTCATCAGCATTCTATCAAACAGTTACAGGATAAACAAAAATTAAAGTTAGTTGAATTACTTACTCTATTGGTAACCGGAGATCCAACACTGGGTATTCTTAGCGAGTTGACCAGTATTACCTTACTTAATGCCTATCGCAGGGAGTATGAAGAAGAAGCCGATTATACTGCACTGGAACTGTTGAATAAAAGTTACTATTATCACCCGGTAGCTTTGTTGACCTATTTCGAGCGAGTGAGCAGTGAGCACATGTTAAAACCCAGTATCGATTTAGGAATCTTTCAGACCCACCCTGATGTGAGTGAGCGAATTAAAAAAATTAAGCATTATTTGAAGGAAAATAGTATCGAAATAGACAGACGTCTTACTACCAAATATTTATTAGTGAGAGATGAATACCAGGCAGAGGATAATATGTTTATCGCCCAAATATTTATCAACAATGAACCTATATTATTCTTTACCGGCAGTGAGGAGGAGCAACTTAGCTTAAAAATGAGAGAGGTAGTATCTAATTTTGACAGAACACTAAGATTGGATTTAGCAGCATATGAAATAAGTTTATATACTGATGAGGAAGGGCAATGCACACTTAGAATAGGAAGTGAAATAATTGTATCCCTTTCCCCGGAGGAGGTTCATTTTCAGGGACTGACTCCGCAAGAAGCATTAAAATTAACCAGGGATAAAATAGCCTTGATTTTATGGAAGCTGAAGTTAGAACTCCCTGTATTACTGGTGAATGAATAA
- a CDS encoding sodium-dependent transporter has protein sequence MNETGRGQWQTRMGFIAAAAGSAIGLGNIWRFPYITGRYGGGAFVLIYILLLIFVGYPVMNSELLLGRKTERNPVGAFRMLSPGSPWVLVGYMGVLAGFVILSYYSVVAGWALSYIFKSGAYMAAGADSANIFVSSISSTAGGIFWHTLFMAICIAIVAGGVERGIERWSKILMPVLLALLIILIIRSVTLPGAGGGLSFYLRPDFSKFSGEGFLAALGQVFFTLSLGMGCMITYGSYLKKDEDIPLDAKYVVGADTLIALLAGFVIFPAVFAFGLEPATGPGLTFITLPAVFAKMGAAGHIFGIIFFALLTIAALTSAISLLEVVAAYFIDEIKWDRKKATVGMGIAIWLLGILPSLGYSTLSNVKLIKGMDILDSFDFFANNVLLPLGGLLTALFIGWFWGTDKALEEVNHGASTKLGSSYSFLIKYVVPIAIFIVFLNSVGLLG, from the coding sequence ATGAACGAAACTGGAAGAGGACAGTGGCAAACACGTATGGGATTTATTGCTGCTGCAGCCGGTTCAGCAATCGGCCTGGGGAATATCTGGAGATTCCCTTACATCACTGGAAGATATGGTGGTGGAGCATTTGTTTTGATTTATATACTTCTATTAATTTTTGTGGGCTATCCGGTAATGAACTCAGAATTGTTACTGGGGCGTAAAACGGAAAGAAATCCCGTTGGTGCTTTTAGGATGCTCTCTCCAGGCAGTCCCTGGGTCCTGGTAGGCTATATGGGTGTTCTTGCTGGATTTGTAATCCTTTCTTACTATTCTGTTGTGGCAGGTTGGGCACTTTCTTATATCTTTAAATCTGGTGCTTATATGGCGGCAGGGGCAGACAGTGCCAACATATTTGTCAGCTCAATTAGCTCCACAGCAGGCGGTATTTTCTGGCATACCTTATTTATGGCAATCTGTATAGCTATTGTAGCAGGTGGTGTGGAAAGAGGAATTGAACGATGGTCTAAAATATTGATGCCCGTTCTGCTTGCTTTGTTAATTATCCTTATCATTCGTTCAGTAACACTACCAGGAGCAGGTGGTGGCTTGTCCTTCTATTTAAGACCAGACTTCAGTAAATTTAGCGGCGAAGGATTCCTGGCTGCCCTTGGTCAAGTCTTCTTTACCCTCAGTCTGGGAATGGGCTGTATGATTACCTATGGTAGCTATTTGAAAAAAGATGAAGACATTCCTCTTGATGCCAAATATGTGGTAGGAGCTGATACGCTGATTGCTTTATTAGCTGGTTTCGTTATCTTCCCGGCAGTATTTGCTTTTGGTTTAGAGCCAGCTACTGGTCCCGGCCTTACTTTCATCACCCTTCCCGCGGTATTTGCCAAAATGGGTGCTGCTGGACATATCTTTGGCATAATTTTCTTTGCCCTGTTAACTATTGCAGCTTTAACCTCTGCCATTTCTCTGTTAGAGGTAGTAGCAGCATACTTTATTGATGAAATAAAGTGGGATCGTAAAAAGGCAACAGTAGGAATGGGTATTGCAATCTGGCTACTGGGGATTTTACCCTCTTTGGGATACAGCACTCTTTCTAATGTAAAGTTAATAAAAGGCATGGATATTCTTGATTCTTTTGACTTTTTTGCCAATAATGTATTGCTTCCCTTAGGCGGATTATTAACCGCACTATTCATCGGATGGTTCTGGGGTACTGATAAAGCCTTAGAAGAAGTAAACCATGGTGCCAGTACTAAACTCGGTAGCAGTTATTCCTTCCTGATAAAATATGTGGTACCTATTGCTATATTCATTGTCTTTTTAAACAGCGTTGGCCTTTTAGGATAA